Below is a genomic region from Pseudomonadota bacterium.
ATGAGGAGCGCGCTGCGCGCGTGGCCGCGGAAGAAGAGGCGCAGCGGCGCCAGCTCCTGCTCGATCTCGGGGCCTCGGTCTTCGGCACGCTCGAGCTCACCAGCCTGCTGCCTTCGCTGCTGAAGAAGCTGCGTGAGCGCCTGGCCTTTCACGCCGCGGGCATCTTCCTCTTCACCCACGACAAGACCGAGCTCGCCCTGGTTGCGATGGAAGGCCTGCACGAGAGCGAGATGGCGGGGCAGCTGCGCGCCGACGTGAACCTCCCCGCCATCGTCGCGAGCAGCGACAAGCCCGTCCTGGTGACCGATGCGGCTTCCGATCCCCGCTTCGAGCGCCTGGTATCGAGCGCCCGTGTGCGCTCGGCGCTGTATCATCCCATCTCTTCGAACAAGAAGGTGTATGGCGTCATCTGTCTCTGGTATCACGAGATCGGGTCCTATGCGCAGCGCGACGTCGACCTTCTCGCGTTGATCACCGCGGAGGCCGCGCGCGCCATTCGAAATGCAGAGGTCCACCAGGAGCTGAACGCGCGGCTGAACTT
It encodes:
- a CDS encoding GAF domain-containing protein; amino-acid sequence: MTFDLLARWGALIVALVAVAVLVGVRRRSGRLLAEAEARLRDADARARHNEALEAQVRVLTRDVGQAQSRVDEERAARVAAEEEAQRRQLLLDLGASVFGTLELTSLLPSLLKKLRERLAFHAAGIFLFTHDKTELALVAMEGLHESEMAGQLRADVNLPAIVASSDKPVLVTDAASDPRFERLVSSARVRSALYHPISSNKKVYGVICLWYHEIGSYAQRDVDLLALITAEAARAIRNAEVHQELNARLNFIVTLWEASKTLNSSSVESDQHTWRRRLEEVVRSAAFLFGAEKAVLLRYDGVSAWRRARLCGWPAPSTIRRRACRFF